Proteins encoded in a region of the Strix uralensis isolate ZFMK-TIS-50842 chromosome Z, bStrUra1, whole genome shotgun sequence genome:
- the HINT1 gene encoding adenosine 5'-monophosphoramidase HINT1, translated as MADEISRAQAARPGGDTIFGKIIRKEIPASIIYEDEQCLAFHDISPQAPTHFLVIPKKPIVRLSEAEDSDESLLGHLMIVGKKCAANLGLTNGFRMVVNEGPEGGQSVYHVHLHVLGGRQLGWPPG; from the exons ATGGCTGACGAGATCAGTCGGGCGCAGGCTGCCCGTCCCGGCGGCGACACCATCTTCGGGAAGATCATCCGCAAGGAGATCCCCGCCAGTATAATCTATGAGGACGAGCAG TGCCTTGCGTTCCATGATATTTCACCGCAAGCTCCAACACATTTCCTAGTGATTCCTAAGAAACCAATTGTCAGGTTATCTGAAGCGGAAGATTCTGATGAATCT cttcttGGGCATTTAATGATTGTTGGCAAGAAGTGTGCTGCTAACCTGGGCCTGACCAATGGATTCCGGATGGTTGTGAATGAAGGGCCTGAGGGTGGGCAGTCTGTCTATCACGTACATCTCCATGTTCTGGGTGGTCGTCAGTTGGGCTGGCCTCCTGGCTAA
- the LYRM7 gene encoding complex III assembly factor LYRM7 isoform X2 codes for MARRGQVLKLFKLLHRTRQEVFKNDTRALEAARQKINEEFKNNQDETSEEKINECSYPGKICYKTTLLTLINQQKSMNPEENMPLSPEG; via the exons ATGGCGAGGCGCGGGCAG GTTTTGAAGCTTTTTAAGTTATTACACAGAACCCGgcaagaagtttttaaaaatgatacCAGAGCCCTTGAAG CTGCAAGACAGAAGATAAATGAAGAATTCAAAAACAACCAAGATGAAACATCTGAAGAGAAGATAAATGAG tgCTCATACCCAGGAAAGATCTGCTACAAGACAACACTCCTTACTTtgataaaccaacaaaaaagcatGAATCCTGAGGAAAATATGCCCCTCTCCCCAGAAGGTTAA
- the LYRM7 gene encoding complex III assembly factor LYRM7 isoform X1, whose amino-acid sequence MARRGQVLKLFKLLHRTRQEVFKNDTRALEAARQKINEEFKNNQDETSEEKINELLKIASDVEVILRTSVIQAVHTDSDKILLIPRKDLLQDNTPYFDKPTKKHES is encoded by the exons ATGGCGAGGCGCGGGCAG GTTTTGAAGCTTTTTAAGTTATTACACAGAACCCGgcaagaagtttttaaaaatgatacCAGAGCCCTTGAAG CTGCAAGACAGAAGATAAATGAAGAATTCAAAAACAACCAAGATGAAACATCTGAAGAGAAGATAAATGAG ctTCTGAAAATAGCTTCAGATGTTGAAGTGATTCTCAGAACTTCTGTTATTCAGGCAGTTCACACAGATTCCGACAAAATAT tgCTCATACCCAGGAAAGATCTGCTACAAGACAACACTCCTTACTTtgataaaccaacaaaaaagcatGAATCCTGA